In Flavobacterium cerinum, one genomic interval encodes:
- a CDS encoding M1 family metallopeptidase encodes MKRLTIFFYFIFAVSQAQQSEKVDFISLDAGLSFNTETRKIKGDVRYTFQVINPVDTINIDAQRMDITGVTINKKAVKFKNTGKKLQLFQGYKKGLNTLELHYETQPRQTLYFVGLNDDFQIWTQGQGKYTSHWLPSFDDVNEKMIFSLSVTFDKAFEVLANGVLKNKENRGDLITWHYAMEKPMSSYLAMLAIGKFEKKTVVTNSGTPLEMYIRKADSLKFEPTYRYSKEIFDFFEREIGVPYPWQVYRQVPVIDFLYAGMENTTATVFSQDSVVDVIGFNDRTYVNVNAHELAHQWFGDMITAQSGKHHWLQEGFATYYALLAEKQLFGDDYFNWELYESAERLIRVSQTDKIPLLNEKASSLTFYQKGAWALHYLRVQVGETAFRKAVQNYLRKYAFKNVNTDDFLAEIRAASGYDTTDFKALWLENAVFPTEQALAIVKQNPFIKKYLDVVGLQDKLLADKKVQLEQVLKSEVFYPAKEEVIYQLENTPFEQNEPLLKLAMQSTDLKVRQAVAKSLRTIPQSFKKQYETLLDDSSYITQEIALKALWAQFPDGRFPLLDKTKNRQGFNDKNLRISWLTLALATPDYQNAEKLKWYEELLDYASPKYESSTRQNALVNLLYLNKSDLNTLRWLVNGTIHHKWQFVKFSKDTIRALLKNEKLRQYFQEILPGLPENEKIQLDKLLKE; translated from the coding sequence ATGAAGCGACTAACGATTTTTTTCTATTTTATATTTGCCGTTTCGCAGGCACAACAAAGCGAAAAAGTGGATTTTATTTCTCTTGATGCGGGACTTTCTTTTAATACGGAAACGCGAAAAATAAAAGGAGATGTCCGATATACATTCCAGGTAATCAATCCGGTCGATACAATTAATATTGATGCGCAACGTATGGATATTACCGGAGTTACGATAAATAAAAAAGCGGTCAAGTTTAAAAATACCGGAAAAAAATTACAATTGTTTCAGGGATATAAAAAAGGACTTAATACGCTGGAATTGCATTATGAAACGCAACCGCGACAAACACTCTATTTTGTTGGATTAAATGACGATTTCCAGATATGGACACAAGGGCAGGGGAAATATACGAGTCATTGGTTGCCGAGTTTTGATGATGTCAATGAAAAAATGATTTTTTCGCTATCCGTTACTTTTGATAAAGCCTTTGAAGTGCTTGCTAACGGAGTTTTAAAGAATAAAGAAAATCGGGGTGATCTGATCACATGGCATTATGCGATGGAAAAACCGATGAGTTCTTATCTGGCGATGTTAGCGATCGGAAAATTTGAAAAGAAAACAGTAGTGACAAATTCCGGTACTCCGTTGGAAATGTATATAAGGAAAGCGGATTCGTTAAAGTTTGAACCGACCTATCGCTATTCAAAAGAAATATTTGATTTTTTTGAACGGGAAATAGGAGTTCCGTATCCGTGGCAGGTATATCGTCAGGTGCCGGTAATCGATTTTTTATATGCCGGTATGGAAAATACAACGGCTACTGTCTTTTCTCAGGATTCTGTTGTTGATGTAATCGGATTTAATGACCGTACTTACGTGAATGTCAATGCGCATGAATTGGCACATCAATGGTTCGGCGATATGATAACGGCACAATCCGGTAAACATCACTGGCTTCAGGAAGGTTTTGCAACCTATTATGCTTTATTGGCTGAAAAACAGCTTTTTGGCGATGATTATTTTAATTGGGAATTATATGAATCAGCCGAACGTTTGATTCGGGTTTCACAAACGGATAAAATTCCGTTGTTAAATGAGAAAGCGAGTTCGTTGACTTTTTATCAAAAAGGAGCCTGGGCATTACATTACCTGAGAGTTCAGGTTGGTGAAACCGCTTTTCGTAAAGCGGTACAAAACTACCTTCGCAAATATGCCTTTAAAAACGTAAACACGGATGATTTTTTAGCTGAAATACGAGCGGCTTCCGGATATGATACAACTGATTTTAAAGCATTATGGCTTGAAAATGCGGTTTTTCCGACGGAACAGGCACTGGCAATTGTAAAACAAAACCCGTTTATAAAAAAGTATCTGGATGTAGTTGGCTTGCAGGATAAGCTATTAGCGGACAAAAAGGTGCAATTGGAACAGGTATTAAAATCGGAAGTGTTCTATCCGGCAAAGGAAGAGGTTATTTATCAATTGGAAAATACACCGTTTGAGCAGAATGAACCCTTGCTGAAGTTAGCGATGCAGTCAACCGATTTAAAAGTGAGACAAGCCGTAGCTAAATCATTGCGAACGATTCCGCAATCATTTAAAAAACAATATGAAACCTTATTGGATGATTCGTCTTATATCACACAGGAAATTGCTTTAAAAGCACTTTGGGCTCAATTCCCGGATGGTCGTTTTCCGTTATTGGATAAAACAAAAAACAGACAGGGATTTAATGATAAAAATCTTCGGATTAGTTGGCTGACATTGGCTTTAGCTACACCGGATTATCAGAATGCTGAAAAATTAAAATGGTATGAAGAATTACTGGATTATGCTTCGCCTAAATATGAAAGTAGCACACGTCAGAATGCATTGGTTAACTTGCTATACCTGAATAAAAGTGATCTGAATACATTGCGTTGGTTGGTAAATGGTACTATACATCATAAGTGGCAATTTGTTAAGTTCTCGAAAGATACGATTCGGGCTTTACTTAAAAATGAAAAACTCAGACAGTATTTTCAGGAAATATTACCCGGATTGCCTGAAAATGAAAAAATACAATTGGATAAATTATTAAAAGAGTAA
- a CDS encoding carboxypeptidase-like regulatory domain-containing protein, producing MNKIKLFLVIVTSMILMIGCESDSTYEGGNNPGGGGTMSSSFGSQVSRNFIGQVVDVNGNPVSNANIKIGNTTGITDSNGVFIIKNASVYERFAYITAKKAGYVDGSRTMVPTNGDNNVKIMLLPLQPTQVINAGVSSEVALSSGTKVVFDGAFQDENGAAYNGSVSVSMYHLLPSDNKLSDLMPGTLFAQDENGNAKALETLGMLSVELRGASGQKLQIASGHTAQIVMKIDNSQLSTAPNTIPLWHFDNDKGYWIQEGSATRQGNNYVGTVSHFSWWNCDAPFPVVSMCVNLEDANGNPLANTKVGIIRSGNTYPSIGTTNADGQVCGLVPANETLTIVVIDNCGNTIYSGSAGPLSSNTTLPTITINNPLAVPTTVEGNLVTCNNAAVTNGYVIMNIGYTTQVAPVSNGSFSFNTLVCGGPNATFTLEGADYDNLQVTGEITYTFTNPTTNVGNLVACNTVTEFISYQIDNDPITYYITGINANYTPNGLSISSSATGTGGIYIWGNTNIPGIYTTTNFSIEGSGVGYISLQTPNTVSFNLSSFGSVGQYIDLTFNGTYTDNNNPAVTHTITGVAHVIRDN from the coding sequence ATGAATAAAATCAAACTTTTTTTAGTAATAGTTACTTCCATGATATTGATGATCGGATGTGAATCCGATAGCACCTATGAAGGAGGTAATAATCCGGGCGGAGGCGGTACTATGTCATCCAGTTTCGGTAGTCAGGTTTCAAGAAATTTTATCGGGCAAGTTGTAGATGTCAACGGAAATCCGGTTTCAAATGCCAATATCAAAATTGGAAATACTACAGGGATAACCGATTCTAACGGTGTTTTTATCATTAAAAATGCTTCGGTTTACGAACGTTTTGCCTATATCACTGCTAAAAAAGCGGGTTATGTAGATGGTTCCCGTACAATGGTTCCGACTAATGGAGATAATAATGTGAAAATTATGTTACTGCCGTTACAGCCTACTCAGGTGATCAATGCCGGAGTAAGTAGTGAAGTAGCATTGTCTTCCGGTACTAAAGTTGTTTTCGACGGTGCTTTTCAGGATGAAAACGGTGCTGCTTATAATGGAAGTGTTTCGGTCTCAATGTATCATTTATTGCCATCTGATAATAAATTATCCGATTTAATGCCGGGTACTCTTTTTGCACAGGATGAAAACGGTAATGCAAAAGCTTTAGAAACACTGGGTATGCTTAGTGTGGAGTTACGAGGCGCTTCAGGACAAAAGTTACAGATTGCTTCCGGGCATACGGCTCAGATTGTAATGAAAATCGATAACAGTCAATTAAGTACCGCGCCTAACACGATTCCGTTATGGCATTTTGATAACGATAAAGGCTATTGGATTCAGGAAGGTAGTGCTACCCGTCAGGGGAATAATTATGTAGGAACCGTATCGCATTTTTCATGGTGGAATTGTGATGCTCCGTTCCCGGTAGTATCCATGTGTGTTAATCTGGAAGATGCTAACGGTAATCCGCTGGCTAATACTAAGGTCGGAATTATAAGAAGTGGAAATACGTATCCTTCAATCGGAACAACTAATGCAGACGGACAGGTTTGCGGATTGGTTCCGGCAAATGAAACACTGACAATCGTTGTAATTGATAATTGCGGAAATACTATTTATAGCGGATCAGCAGGGCCATTGTCCTCCAATACAACATTGCCTACGATTACGATTAATAACCCTTTAGCAGTACCGACAACTGTAGAAGGAAATCTGGTGACTTGTAATAATGCAGCGGTTACCAATGGTTATGTGATCATGAATATTGGTTATACTACACAGGTAGCACCGGTTTCAAACGGAAGTTTTAGCTTCAATACGTTGGTTTGCGGCGGACCGAATGCCACTTTTACTTTAGAAGGTGCCGATTATGATAATTTGCAGGTAACCGGTGAGATTACGTATACTTTTACAAATCCAACAACTAATGTTGGTAACCTGGTTGCTTGTAATACAGTAACGGAGTTTATCAGTTATCAGATTGATAATGATCCTATAACTTATTACATCACAGGAATTAATGCAAATTATACACCGAATGGCTTATCGATTAGTTCCAGTGCAACAGGAACTGGCGGGATATATATTTGGGGAAATACCAATATACCGGGAATATATACTACTACGAATTTTTCAATAGAAGGAAGCGGAGTAGGTTATATTTCATTGCAAACACCTAATACGGTATCGTTTAATTTGAGTAGTTTCGGATCGGTAGGACAATATATTGATCTCACCTTTAACGGTACATATACGGATAATAATAACCCGGCTGTTACACATACAATTACTGGGGTAGCCCATGTAATTCGCGATAATTAA
- a CDS encoding DUF7935 family protein, which produces MDTTKIVELLSYTVPAIITGGVAYYFFNLHTKNEEGRRRFLLHKEAQKSALPIRLQAYERMTLFLERISPAKLLVRIAPHSSDKNDYENLLIQHIEQEYEHNLTQQIYISEESWNIILTAKNTTIQMIRKASLGAESANKLREIILSEMMEKQSPSSVALSYLKNEVGELFR; this is translated from the coding sequence ATGGATACTACCAAAATAGTAGAACTACTGTCTTATACTGTACCTGCCATCATTACCGGCGGTGTAGCGTATTACTTTTTTAACCTGCATACAAAAAATGAGGAAGGCCGTCGTCGTTTTCTGTTACACAAAGAAGCTCAGAAAAGTGCGCTTCCGATACGTTTACAGGCTTATGAGCGTATGACTTTGTTTCTGGAGCGTATTAGTCCGGCTAAGTTACTGGTTCGTATTGCGCCACATTCATCGGATAAAAACGATTATGAAAATTTACTGATCCAACATATCGAACAGGAATACGAACACAATCTTACGCAACAGATTTATATTTCAGAGGAAAGTTGGAATATTATCCTGACGGCTAAAAATACAACAATTCAGATGATTCGTAAAGCCTCTTTGGGCGCTGAGAGTGCCAATAAATTACGCGAGATTATTTTAAGCGAAATGATGGAAAAACAATCGCCTAGCTCGGTGGCTTTATCGTATCTTAAAAATGAAGTCGGTGAATTATTCCGATAA